One window of Selenomonadales bacterium genomic DNA carries:
- the rplT gene encoding 50S ribosomal protein L20, whose product MPRVKTGVTAHKRHKKILKLAKGYRGAKSKQFKKANETVMKALSYARRDRRAKKGEFRKLWIARINAASRMFGLSYSNLINGLNKAGVEVNRKMLADLAVNDIKAFEQLVNTAKEQL is encoded by the coding sequence ATGCCAAGAGTAAAAACAGGCGTAACAGCGCATAAACGTCATAAAAAAATCTTGAAACTTGCTAAAGGATACAGAGGTGCTAAGAGCAAACAGTTCAAAAAAGCTAACGAAACTGTAATGAAAGCTCTCTCCTACGCTCGTCGTGACCGTCGTGCGAAAAAAGGCGAATTCCGTAAACTCTGGATCGCTCGTATCAATGCAGCTTCCCGTATGTTCGGCTTGTCCTACAGCAACCTCATCAACGGCCTCAACAAAGCAGGCGTTGAAGTTAACCGCAAAATGTTGGCTGACCTCGCTGTAAACGACATCAAAGCTTTCGAACAGCTCGTTAACACAGCTAAAGAACAGCTGTAA
- the rpmI gene encoding 50S ribosomal protein L35, which translates to MPKIKTRRSAAKRFEVTGSGKVKRAKAFKSHILEKKSPKRKRNLRKAAMASNADMKRIAKMLPYA; encoded by the coding sequence ATGCCTAAAATTAAAACTCGCAGAAGTGCAGCAAAACGCTTTGAAGTAACCGGTAGCGGCAAAGTAAAACGCGCAAAAGCGTTCAAAAGCCATATCTTAGAGAAAAAATCGCCGAAACGTAAACGTAACTTGCGTAAAGCAGCTATGGCTTCCAACGCAGATATGAAACGTATCGCAAAAATGCTTCCGTACGCATAA
- the infC gene encoding translation initiation factor IF-3, whose translation MAISKDTPRINDEIRAREVRLTSPQGEQLGIVPLKEALRRAEELHLDLVEVAPQAKPPVCRIMDFGKFRYEQQKREKETKKKQKVITVKEVKLRPNIEEHDFNVKLKNAQRFIEDGDKVKVTIMFRGRELSHPDLGRQLLIKMSELMKDYVNVERMPKLEGKNMIMILSPKTRN comes from the coding sequence ATTGCAATTAGCAAGGATACGCCCAGAATTAATGATGAGATTCGTGCCCGCGAGGTTCGTTTGACCAGCCCGCAAGGGGAACAGCTCGGTATCGTACCGCTCAAAGAAGCACTCCGCAGAGCAGAAGAGCTTCATTTGGACTTGGTCGAAGTAGCACCGCAGGCAAAACCACCTGTATGCCGTATCATGGATTTCGGTAAATTCCGCTATGAACAGCAGAAACGGGAAAAAGAGACGAAGAAAAAACAGAAAGTCATCACTGTGAAAGAAGTAAAACTTCGTCCGAATATTGAAGAGCATGATTTCAATGTCAAGTTAAAAAACGCACAGCGTTTTATCGAAGACGGCGATAAAGTAAAAGTAACGATTATGTTCCGTGGTCGTGAGCTTTCGCATCCGGATCTCGGTCGTCAGCTTCTTATCAAAATGTCTGAGTTAATGAAAGACTACGTCAACGTAGAACGTATGCCGAAACTTGAAGGTAAAAATATGATCATGATTTTATCGCCTAAGACGCGTAATTAA